In the genome of Anaerolineae bacterium, one region contains:
- a CDS encoding NADH-quinone oxidoreductase subunit B, with translation MNDEEIPRNILLTTVDAVYNWGRRGSTWPVMFGLACCAIEMIAAACARYDIARFGMELFRPSPRQADLLIVNGTITQKMAPQVLRIYNQMAEPKYVIAMGSCAISGGIFTSYAVLQGIDEIIPVDVYIPGCPPRPEALVYGFMKLHEKIMKQSIKTVPWFAKEPAVRPAPQPQPASE, from the coding sequence TGACCACGGTGGATGCCGTCTACAACTGGGGCCGGCGCGGCTCCACCTGGCCCGTCATGTTCGGATTGGCCTGCTGTGCCATCGAGATGATCGCCGCGGCCTGCGCCCGCTATGATATCGCCCGCTTCGGCATGGAGCTTTTCCGCCCCTCTCCCCGCCAGGCAGACCTGCTCATCGTCAACGGCACGATCACCCAGAAAATGGCCCCCCAGGTGCTCCGCATCTACAACCAGATGGCAGAGCCGAAGTATGTGATCGCCATGGGGAGCTGTGCCATCTCGGGCGGGATATTCACCTCGTACGCGGTGCTCCAGGGCATTGACGAGATCATCCCGGTGGATGTGTACATCCCGGGCTGTCCCCCGCGCCCCGAGGCGTTGGTGTACGGGTTTATGAAACTGCATGAGAAGATCATGAAGCAGTCCATCAAGACCGTGCCGTGGTTCGCCAAAGAGCCGGCGGTTCGGCCGGCGCCTCAGCCCCAGCCGGCGAGCGAATG